Proteins encoded together in one Gallus gallus isolate bGalGal1 chromosome 18, bGalGal1.mat.broiler.GRCg7b, whole genome shotgun sequence window:
- the UNC13D gene encoding protein unc-13 homolog D isoform X4: MAAAGRAPMGTLPREEESPEMDLSHRFSKQELALLYQEVLYTIQHRLGKPQPQHVADAQELCAYVQKAFGMDAEEHRAIMQQVQELESPIFCLKATVKEAKGILGKDVSGFSDPYCLLGIESKNQEPAHPDSKRRLKAVVKDLIPEDQIHRTQIISQTLNPVWDETFILEFEDMETASFHLDMWDSDTVESVRHKLGELTDLHGLKRIFKDARKDKGQDDFLGNVVLRLKDLHCWDDQWYQLEPRTETYPNRGQCHLQFLLTHKKRATTCSRTQPSYTVHRHLLQQLVSHEILQHQAGSTAWDGELSPHASTVLYLHATQKDLSDFHQVMAQWLAYSKLYQSLEFNSSCLLHQITSIEYQWVQERLRPEQKAELAESFQSLLTYGVSLIRRYRIIFPLSVARSTERLQSLLRVLVQMCKMKAFRELCTPSPDLPRMVSEALKSGTAEWFHMKKQHLQPMVKSMEENGKALAKLLLEVIGDLQQCQKIWNKFFISTLKLNLFSIAYLELESLVAEHVQEQLREIDTGMSKPTAESLFQLYLNLQELYRMKDFLPKRDGPLALSDFHQWFKEAVPQWLQKAYSIALERAQRAVQMDQLTPFGEHNKHSTSTVDLSTCYAQIVKTWQQLNWPDPEEAFMIMVKLVEDMCKIALMYCRLVKERAEALSLCEQNEGEAANRLCIVVNNIKQLRLLVLKLPWQLDWAQLEQRTGAVIDQQQIQHTLHHQLDSTVSCLDREVQDVVQALATKLEAGIARHIQELSASNNAQEPEDSILPLMKFLESELQYLNEHLVQENFKSLLALLWHHTLAVLTAAAGPQVPSVQHCRKLHCALKSLELCFHAEGCGLPLETLHSTAFLSLESRLALCSSTSRKLIQKYFSNRIQEQLDISSEKYGAVTIKALYRPSEQKLRVEVLNAANLIPLDSNASSPPRSAARTGPVCCSPSSITTPWGPTTWRERPSSPCATCLAWMPMRTDPTRDGCPKRASRSPTPNPAAMRSCGCWSAGRGTRRPRPSSSCASSEPSSPRRRREGQRALNGGVQSGIPWGQQALPPAVPPVGLRRVVGWLGVSLQTNTTLPGRVPSPSALHGAAASVWGWGNLPPWLSGLFGFFSLLF, from the exons ATGGCGGCTGCTGGCAGAGCGCCTATGGGGACCCTCcccagggaggaggagagcccCGAG ATGGACCTCTCCCACCGCTTCTCCAAGCAAGAG CTGGCCCTGCTCTACCAGGAGGTGCTTTACACCATCCAGCACCGTCTGGGCAAACCCCAGCCCCAACACGTTGCTGATGCCCAGGAGCTCTGTGCCTACGTGCAGAAG GCTTTTGGCATGGATGCGGAGGAGCACAGGGCCATCATGCAGCAGGTCCAGGAGCTGGAG AGCCCAATTTTTTGTCTGAAAGCAACCGTGAAGGAAGCCAAAGGGATTTTGGGTAAAGACGTCAGCG GGTTCAGCGACCCGTACTGCCTGCTGGGCATCGAGTCCAAGAACCAGGAGCCGGCCCACCCCGACAGCAAGAGGAGGCTGAAGGCTGTGGTCAAGGACCTCATCCCTGAGGACCAGATCCATCGCACACAAATCATCAGCCAGACCCTCAACCCCGTGTGGGACGAGACGTTTATCCT GGAGTTTGAGGACATGGAAACAGCCAGCTTCCATTTGGACATGTG GGACTCAGACACGGTGGAGTCAGTGCGGCACAAGCTGGGCGAGCTGACGGACCTCCATGGCCTCAAACG GATCTTTAAGGATGCTCGGAAGGACAaagggcaggatgacttcctgGGGAATGTGGTCCTCCGCCTGAAG GACCTGCACTGCTGGGACGACCAATGGTACCAACTGGAGCCACGCACAGAGACGTACCCCAACCGGGGCCAGTGTCACCTGCAGTTCCTGCTGACCCACAAGAAG CGGGCCACCACCTGCAGCCGGACGCAGCCGAGCTACACCGTGCACcgccacctcctgcagcagctggtgtcCCACGAGATCCTGCAGCACCAG GCCGGCAGCACTGCCTGGGACGGGGAGCTGAGCCCAcatgccagcactgtgctgtacCTGCACGCCACACAGAAGGATCTCTCTGACTTCCACCAGGTCATGGC GCAGTGGCTGGCGTACAGCAAGCTGTACCAGAGCCTGGAGTTcaacagcagctgcctgctgcaccAGATCACCAGCATCGAGTACCAGTGGGTGCAGGAGCGCCTGCGGCCGGAGCAG AAAGCTGAGCTGGCGGAGTCCTTCCAGTCCTTGCTGACCTATGGGGTGTCCCTCATCCGGAGGTACCGCATCATCTTCCCCCTCTCTGTTGCGAGGTCCACGGAGAGGCTGCAGTCCCTGCTCCG GGTCCTGGTCCAGATGTGCAAGATGAAAGCATTCAGAGAGCTGTGCACACCCAGCCCTGACCTCCCCAGAATGGTCTCTGAGGCGCTCAAG TCAGGCACGGCGGAGTGGTTCCACATGAAgaagcagcacctccagcccaTGGTGAAG AGCATGGAGGAAAATGGCAAAGCCTTGGCCAAACTCCTTTTGGAGGTGATAGGAGATCTCCAGCAATGCCAGAAAATCTGGAATAAATTCTTCATCAG CACCTTGAAGCTGAATCTCTTCTCCATTGCCTACCTGGAGCTGGAGAGCCTG GTTGCAGAGCATGTCCAGGAGCAGCTGCGTGAGATTGACACTGGCATGTCCAAGCCCACGGCTGAGAGCCTTTTCCAGCTCTACCTGAACCTGCAGGAGCTCTACAGGATGAAGGACTTCCTCCCAAAGAG ggatgggccaTTGGCTCTGAGTGATTTCCACCAGTGGTTCAAGGAAGCTGTGCCTCAGTGGCTGCAGAAGGCCTACAGCATCGCACTGGAGAGAGCACAGAGGGCTGTGCAGATGGACCAG CTGACTCCCTTTGGGGAGCACAACAAGCACAGCACGTCCACTGTTGACCTGTCCACCTGCTACGCCCAGATCGTGAagacctggcagcagctcaACTGGCCGGACCCTGAGGAAGCCTTCATGATCATGGTGAAGCTCGTGGAG GATATGTGCAAAATTGCCCTGATGTACTGCCGGCTCGTCAAGGAGAGGGCTGAGGCTCTGTCACTGTGTGAGCAGAACGAGGGCGAAGCAGCCAAcagg ctctgcaTCGTGGTGAACAACATCAAGCAGCTGCGACTGCTCGTCCTGAAGCTGCCATGGCAGCTGGACTGGGCCCAGCTGGAGCAGCGCACGGGGGCTGTCATTGACCAGCAGCAGATCCAGCACACGCTGCACCATCAGCTCGACAGCACCGTCTCCTGTCTGGATCGTGAGGTCCAGGACGTGGTGCAAGCCCTGGCCACCAAG CTGGAAGCGGGCATCGCCAGGCACATCCAAGAGCTGTCGGCCTCCAACAATGCTCAGGAACCTGAAGAT TCCATCCTCCCTCTCATGAAGTTCCTGGAGTCGGAGCTGCAGTACCTCAATGAGCACCTGGTCCAGGAGAACTTCAAAAG CctccttgctctgctctggCATCACACCTTGGCTGTGCTGACAGCGGCTGCGGGGCCGCAGGTGCCCTcggtgcagcactgcaggaagctgcACTGTGCCCTGAAG AGCCTGGAGCTGTGCTTCcatgctgagggctgtgggctgcccCTGGAGACCCTccacagcactgccttcctg TCACTGGAGAGCCGCCTGGCCCTCTGCTCCTCCACCAGCCGCAAGCTCATCCAGAAGTACTTCAGCAACAGGATCCAGGAGCAG CTGGACATCAGCTCGGAGAAGTACGGGGCTGTGACCATCAAAGCGCTGTACCGCCCTTCGGAGCAGAAGCTGCGCGTGGAGGTGCTCAATGCTGccaacctcatcccattggACTCCAACG CCTCATCCCCCCCGAGAAGTGCCGCCAGGACGGGGCCTGTCTGCTGCTCACCGTCTTCGATTACGACACCCTGGGGGCCAACGACCTGGAGGGAGAGGCCTTCTTCCCCCTGCGCCACCTGCCTGGCCTGGATGCCGATGAGGACCGACCCGACACGGGATGGGTGCCCCAAACGCGCCTCCCGCTCACCCACCCCAAACCCGGCG gcGATGAGATCCTGCGGCTGCTGGAGTGCAGGAAGGGGGACAAGGAGGCCCAGGCCTTCGTCAAGCTGCGCAAGCAGCGAGCCAAGCAGTCCAAGGAGACGGCGTGAGGGGCAGAGGGCCCTAAATGGGGGGGTCCAGAGCGGGAtcccatggggacagcaggccctgcccccagcagtgcccccTGTGGGGCTCAGGAGGGTCGTGGGGTGGTTGGGGGTTTCCCTGCAGACTAACACTACGTTGCCTGGCCGTGTCCCCAGCCCCAGTGCTCTGCATGGGGCAGCAGCAtcggtgtggggctggggcaaCCTGCCTCCTTGGTTGtctggtttgtttggttttttttcccttttgttttaa
- the UNC13D gene encoding protein unc-13 homolog D isoform X7: MDLSHRFSKQELALLYQEVLYTIQHRLGKPQPQHVADAQELCAYVQKAFGMDAEEHRAIMQQVQELESPIFCLKATVKEAKGILGKDVSGFSDPYCLLGIESKNQEPAHPDSKRRLKAVVKDLIPEDQIHRTQIISQTLNPVWDETFILEFEDMETASFHLDMWDSDTVESVRHKLGELTDLHGLKRIFKDARKDKGQDDFLGNVVLRLKDLHCWDDQWYQLEPRTETYPNRGQCHLQFLLTHKKRATTCSRTQPSYTVHRHLLQQLVSHEILQHQAGSTAWDGELSPHASTVLYLHATQKDLSDFHQVMAQWLAYSKLYQSLEFNSSCLLHQITSIEYQWVQERLRPEQKAELAESFQSLLTYGVSLIRRYRIIFPLSVARSTERLQSLLRVLVQMCKMKAFRELCTPSPDLPRMVSEALKSGTAEWFHMKKQHLQPMVKSMEENGKALAKLLLEVIGDLQQCQKIWNKFFISTLKLNLFSIAYLELESLVAEHVQEQLREIDTGMSKPTAESLFQLYLNLQELYRMKDFLPKRDGPLALSDFHQWFKEAVPQWLQKAYSIALERAQRAVQMDQLTPFGEHNKHSTSTVDLSTCYAQIVKTWQQLNWPDPEEAFMIMVKLVEDMCKIALMYCRLVKERAEALSLCEQNEGEAANRLCIVVNNIKQLRLLVLKLPWQLDWAQLEQRTGAVIDQQQIQHTLHHQLDSTVSCLDREVQDVVQALATKLEAGIARHIQELSASNNAQEPEDSILPLMKFLESELQYLNEHLVQENFKSLLALLWHHTLAVLTAAAGPQVPSVQHCRKLHCALKSLELCFHAEGCGLPLETLHSTAFLSLESRLALCSSTSRKLIQKYFSNRIQEQLDISSEKYGAVTIKALYRPSEQKLRVEVLNAANLIPLDSNGSSDPFVQLTLEPRHEFPEVVARSTQCKRNELHPLFDEAFEFLIPPEKCRQDGACLLLTVFDYDTLGANDLEGEAFFPLRHLPGLDADEDRPDTGWVPQTRLPLTHPKPGGDEILRLLECRKGDKEAQAFVKLRKQRAKQSKETA; this comes from the exons ATGGACCTCTCCCACCGCTTCTCCAAGCAAGAG CTGGCCCTGCTCTACCAGGAGGTGCTTTACACCATCCAGCACCGTCTGGGCAAACCCCAGCCCCAACACGTTGCTGATGCCCAGGAGCTCTGTGCCTACGTGCAGAAG GCTTTTGGCATGGATGCGGAGGAGCACAGGGCCATCATGCAGCAGGTCCAGGAGCTGGAG AGCCCAATTTTTTGTCTGAAAGCAACCGTGAAGGAAGCCAAAGGGATTTTGGGTAAAGACGTCAGCG GGTTCAGCGACCCGTACTGCCTGCTGGGCATCGAGTCCAAGAACCAGGAGCCGGCCCACCCCGACAGCAAGAGGAGGCTGAAGGCTGTGGTCAAGGACCTCATCCCTGAGGACCAGATCCATCGCACACAAATCATCAGCCAGACCCTCAACCCCGTGTGGGACGAGACGTTTATCCT GGAGTTTGAGGACATGGAAACAGCCAGCTTCCATTTGGACATGTG GGACTCAGACACGGTGGAGTCAGTGCGGCACAAGCTGGGCGAGCTGACGGACCTCCATGGCCTCAAACG GATCTTTAAGGATGCTCGGAAGGACAaagggcaggatgacttcctgGGGAATGTGGTCCTCCGCCTGAAG GACCTGCACTGCTGGGACGACCAATGGTACCAACTGGAGCCACGCACAGAGACGTACCCCAACCGGGGCCAGTGTCACCTGCAGTTCCTGCTGACCCACAAGAAG CGGGCCACCACCTGCAGCCGGACGCAGCCGAGCTACACCGTGCACcgccacctcctgcagcagctggtgtcCCACGAGATCCTGCAGCACCAG GCCGGCAGCACTGCCTGGGACGGGGAGCTGAGCCCAcatgccagcactgtgctgtacCTGCACGCCACACAGAAGGATCTCTCTGACTTCCACCAGGTCATGGC GCAGTGGCTGGCGTACAGCAAGCTGTACCAGAGCCTGGAGTTcaacagcagctgcctgctgcaccAGATCACCAGCATCGAGTACCAGTGGGTGCAGGAGCGCCTGCGGCCGGAGCAG AAAGCTGAGCTGGCGGAGTCCTTCCAGTCCTTGCTGACCTATGGGGTGTCCCTCATCCGGAGGTACCGCATCATCTTCCCCCTCTCTGTTGCGAGGTCCACGGAGAGGCTGCAGTCCCTGCTCCG GGTCCTGGTCCAGATGTGCAAGATGAAAGCATTCAGAGAGCTGTGCACACCCAGCCCTGACCTCCCCAGAATGGTCTCTGAGGCGCTCAAG TCAGGCACGGCGGAGTGGTTCCACATGAAgaagcagcacctccagcccaTGGTGAAG AGCATGGAGGAAAATGGCAAAGCCTTGGCCAAACTCCTTTTGGAGGTGATAGGAGATCTCCAGCAATGCCAGAAAATCTGGAATAAATTCTTCATCAG CACCTTGAAGCTGAATCTCTTCTCCATTGCCTACCTGGAGCTGGAGAGCCTG GTTGCAGAGCATGTCCAGGAGCAGCTGCGTGAGATTGACACTGGCATGTCCAAGCCCACGGCTGAGAGCCTTTTCCAGCTCTACCTGAACCTGCAGGAGCTCTACAGGATGAAGGACTTCCTCCCAAAGAG ggatgggccaTTGGCTCTGAGTGATTTCCACCAGTGGTTCAAGGAAGCTGTGCCTCAGTGGCTGCAGAAGGCCTACAGCATCGCACTGGAGAGAGCACAGAGGGCTGTGCAGATGGACCAG CTGACTCCCTTTGGGGAGCACAACAAGCACAGCACGTCCACTGTTGACCTGTCCACCTGCTACGCCCAGATCGTGAagacctggcagcagctcaACTGGCCGGACCCTGAGGAAGCCTTCATGATCATGGTGAAGCTCGTGGAG GATATGTGCAAAATTGCCCTGATGTACTGCCGGCTCGTCAAGGAGAGGGCTGAGGCTCTGTCACTGTGTGAGCAGAACGAGGGCGAAGCAGCCAAcagg ctctgcaTCGTGGTGAACAACATCAAGCAGCTGCGACTGCTCGTCCTGAAGCTGCCATGGCAGCTGGACTGGGCCCAGCTGGAGCAGCGCACGGGGGCTGTCATTGACCAGCAGCAGATCCAGCACACGCTGCACCATCAGCTCGACAGCACCGTCTCCTGTCTGGATCGTGAGGTCCAGGACGTGGTGCAAGCCCTGGCCACCAAG CTGGAAGCGGGCATCGCCAGGCACATCCAAGAGCTGTCGGCCTCCAACAATGCTCAGGAACCTGAAGAT TCCATCCTCCCTCTCATGAAGTTCCTGGAGTCGGAGCTGCAGTACCTCAATGAGCACCTGGTCCAGGAGAACTTCAAAAG CctccttgctctgctctggCATCACACCTTGGCTGTGCTGACAGCGGCTGCGGGGCCGCAGGTGCCCTcggtgcagcactgcaggaagctgcACTGTGCCCTGAAG AGCCTGGAGCTGTGCTTCcatgctgagggctgtgggctgcccCTGGAGACCCTccacagcactgccttcctg TCACTGGAGAGCCGCCTGGCCCTCTGCTCCTCCACCAGCCGCAAGCTCATCCAGAAGTACTTCAGCAACAGGATCCAGGAGCAG CTGGACATCAGCTCGGAGAAGTACGGGGCTGTGACCATCAAAGCGCTGTACCGCCCTTCGGAGCAGAAGCTGCGCGTGGAGGTGCTCAATGCTGccaacctcatcccattggACTCCAACG GCTCCAGTGACCCCTTCGTGCAGCTCACCCTGGAGCCCCGGCATGAGTTCCCAGAGGTGGTGGCCCGCAGCACCCAGTGCAAGAGGAACGAGCTGCACCCCCTCTTTGACGAAGCCTTCGAGTT CCTCATCCCCCCCGAGAAGTGCCGCCAGGACGGGGCCTGTCTGCTGCTCACCGTCTTCGATTACGACACCCTGGGGGCCAACGACCTGGAGGGAGAGGCCTTCTTCCCCCTGCGCCACCTGCCTGGCCTGGATGCCGATGAGGACCGACCCGACACGGGATGGGTGCCCCAAACGCGCCTCCCGCTCACCCACCCCAAACCCGGCG gcGATGAGATCCTGCGGCTGCTGGAGTGCAGGAAGGGGGACAAGGAGGCCCAGGCCTTCGTCAAGCTGCGCAAGCAGCGAGCCAAGCAGTCCAAGGAGACGGCGTGA
- the UNC13D gene encoding protein unc-13 homolog D isoform X5, with protein sequence MDLSHRFSKQELALLYQEVLYTIQHRLGKPQPQHVADAQELCAYVQKAFGMDAEEHRAIMQQVQELESPIFCLKATVKEAKGILGKDVSGFSDPYCLLGIESKNQEPAHPDSKRRLKAVVKDLIPEDQIHRTQIISQTLNPVWDETFILEFEDMETASFHLDMWDSDTVESVRHKLGELTDLHGLKRIFKDARKDKGQDDFLGNVVLRLKDLHCWDDQWYQLEPRTETYPNRGQCHLQFLLTHKKRATTCSRTQPSYTVHRHLLQQLVSHEILQHQAGSTAWDGELSPHASTVLYLHATQKDLSDFHQVMAQWLAYSKLYQSLEFNSSCLLHQITSIEYQWVQERLRPEQKAELAESFQSLLTYGVSLIRRYRIIFPLSVARSTERLQSLLRVLVQMCKMKAFRELCTPSPDLPRMVSEALKSGTAEWFHMKKQHLQPMVKSMEENGKALAKLLLEVIGDLQQCQKIWNKFFISTLKLNLFSIAYLELESLVAEHVQEQLREIDTGMSKPTAESLFQLYLNLQELYRMKDFLPKRDGPLALSDFHQWFKEAVPQWLQKAYSIALERAQRAVQMDQLTPFGEHNKHSTSTVDLSTCYAQIVKTWQQLNWPDPEEAFMIMVKLVEDMCKIALMYCRLVKERAEALSLCEQNEGEAANRLCIVVNNIKQLRLLVLKLPWQLDWAQLEQRTGAVIDQQQIQHTLHHQLDSTVSCLDREVQDVVQALATKLEAGIARHIQELSASNNAQEPEDSILPLMKFLESELQYLNEHLVQENFKSLLALLWHHTLAVLTAAAGPQVPSVQHCRKLHCALKSLELCFHAEGCGLPLETLHSTAFLSLESRLALCSSTSRKLIQKYFSNRIQEQLDISSEKYGAVTIKALYRPSEQKLRVEVLNAANLIPLDSNASSPPRSAARTGPVCCSPSSITTPWGPTTWRERPSSPCATCLAWMPMRTDPTRDGCPKRASRSPTPNPAAMRSCGCWSAGRGTRRPRPSSSCASSEPSSPRRRREGQRALNGGVQSGIPWGQQALPPAVPPVGLRRVVGWLGVSLQTNTTLPGRVPSPSALHGAAASVWGWGNLPPWLSGLFGFFSLLF encoded by the exons ATGGACCTCTCCCACCGCTTCTCCAAGCAAGAG CTGGCCCTGCTCTACCAGGAGGTGCTTTACACCATCCAGCACCGTCTGGGCAAACCCCAGCCCCAACACGTTGCTGATGCCCAGGAGCTCTGTGCCTACGTGCAGAAG GCTTTTGGCATGGATGCGGAGGAGCACAGGGCCATCATGCAGCAGGTCCAGGAGCTGGAG AGCCCAATTTTTTGTCTGAAAGCAACCGTGAAGGAAGCCAAAGGGATTTTGGGTAAAGACGTCAGCG GGTTCAGCGACCCGTACTGCCTGCTGGGCATCGAGTCCAAGAACCAGGAGCCGGCCCACCCCGACAGCAAGAGGAGGCTGAAGGCTGTGGTCAAGGACCTCATCCCTGAGGACCAGATCCATCGCACACAAATCATCAGCCAGACCCTCAACCCCGTGTGGGACGAGACGTTTATCCT GGAGTTTGAGGACATGGAAACAGCCAGCTTCCATTTGGACATGTG GGACTCAGACACGGTGGAGTCAGTGCGGCACAAGCTGGGCGAGCTGACGGACCTCCATGGCCTCAAACG GATCTTTAAGGATGCTCGGAAGGACAaagggcaggatgacttcctgGGGAATGTGGTCCTCCGCCTGAAG GACCTGCACTGCTGGGACGACCAATGGTACCAACTGGAGCCACGCACAGAGACGTACCCCAACCGGGGCCAGTGTCACCTGCAGTTCCTGCTGACCCACAAGAAG CGGGCCACCACCTGCAGCCGGACGCAGCCGAGCTACACCGTGCACcgccacctcctgcagcagctggtgtcCCACGAGATCCTGCAGCACCAG GCCGGCAGCACTGCCTGGGACGGGGAGCTGAGCCCAcatgccagcactgtgctgtacCTGCACGCCACACAGAAGGATCTCTCTGACTTCCACCAGGTCATGGC GCAGTGGCTGGCGTACAGCAAGCTGTACCAGAGCCTGGAGTTcaacagcagctgcctgctgcaccAGATCACCAGCATCGAGTACCAGTGGGTGCAGGAGCGCCTGCGGCCGGAGCAG AAAGCTGAGCTGGCGGAGTCCTTCCAGTCCTTGCTGACCTATGGGGTGTCCCTCATCCGGAGGTACCGCATCATCTTCCCCCTCTCTGTTGCGAGGTCCACGGAGAGGCTGCAGTCCCTGCTCCG GGTCCTGGTCCAGATGTGCAAGATGAAAGCATTCAGAGAGCTGTGCACACCCAGCCCTGACCTCCCCAGAATGGTCTCTGAGGCGCTCAAG TCAGGCACGGCGGAGTGGTTCCACATGAAgaagcagcacctccagcccaTGGTGAAG AGCATGGAGGAAAATGGCAAAGCCTTGGCCAAACTCCTTTTGGAGGTGATAGGAGATCTCCAGCAATGCCAGAAAATCTGGAATAAATTCTTCATCAG CACCTTGAAGCTGAATCTCTTCTCCATTGCCTACCTGGAGCTGGAGAGCCTG GTTGCAGAGCATGTCCAGGAGCAGCTGCGTGAGATTGACACTGGCATGTCCAAGCCCACGGCTGAGAGCCTTTTCCAGCTCTACCTGAACCTGCAGGAGCTCTACAGGATGAAGGACTTCCTCCCAAAGAG ggatgggccaTTGGCTCTGAGTGATTTCCACCAGTGGTTCAAGGAAGCTGTGCCTCAGTGGCTGCAGAAGGCCTACAGCATCGCACTGGAGAGAGCACAGAGGGCTGTGCAGATGGACCAG CTGACTCCCTTTGGGGAGCACAACAAGCACAGCACGTCCACTGTTGACCTGTCCACCTGCTACGCCCAGATCGTGAagacctggcagcagctcaACTGGCCGGACCCTGAGGAAGCCTTCATGATCATGGTGAAGCTCGTGGAG GATATGTGCAAAATTGCCCTGATGTACTGCCGGCTCGTCAAGGAGAGGGCTGAGGCTCTGTCACTGTGTGAGCAGAACGAGGGCGAAGCAGCCAAcagg ctctgcaTCGTGGTGAACAACATCAAGCAGCTGCGACTGCTCGTCCTGAAGCTGCCATGGCAGCTGGACTGGGCCCAGCTGGAGCAGCGCACGGGGGCTGTCATTGACCAGCAGCAGATCCAGCACACGCTGCACCATCAGCTCGACAGCACCGTCTCCTGTCTGGATCGTGAGGTCCAGGACGTGGTGCAAGCCCTGGCCACCAAG CTGGAAGCGGGCATCGCCAGGCACATCCAAGAGCTGTCGGCCTCCAACAATGCTCAGGAACCTGAAGAT TCCATCCTCCCTCTCATGAAGTTCCTGGAGTCGGAGCTGCAGTACCTCAATGAGCACCTGGTCCAGGAGAACTTCAAAAG CctccttgctctgctctggCATCACACCTTGGCTGTGCTGACAGCGGCTGCGGGGCCGCAGGTGCCCTcggtgcagcactgcaggaagctgcACTGTGCCCTGAAG AGCCTGGAGCTGTGCTTCcatgctgagggctgtgggctgcccCTGGAGACCCTccacagcactgccttcctg TCACTGGAGAGCCGCCTGGCCCTCTGCTCCTCCACCAGCCGCAAGCTCATCCAGAAGTACTTCAGCAACAGGATCCAGGAGCAG CTGGACATCAGCTCGGAGAAGTACGGGGCTGTGACCATCAAAGCGCTGTACCGCCCTTCGGAGCAGAAGCTGCGCGTGGAGGTGCTCAATGCTGccaacctcatcccattggACTCCAACG CCTCATCCCCCCCGAGAAGTGCCGCCAGGACGGGGCCTGTCTGCTGCTCACCGTCTTCGATTACGACACCCTGGGGGCCAACGACCTGGAGGGAGAGGCCTTCTTCCCCCTGCGCCACCTGCCTGGCCTGGATGCCGATGAGGACCGACCCGACACGGGATGGGTGCCCCAAACGCGCCTCCCGCTCACCCACCCCAAACCCGGCG gcGATGAGATCCTGCGGCTGCTGGAGTGCAGGAAGGGGGACAAGGAGGCCCAGGCCTTCGTCAAGCTGCGCAAGCAGCGAGCCAAGCAGTCCAAGGAGACGGCGTGAGGGGCAGAGGGCCCTAAATGGGGGGGTCCAGAGCGGGAtcccatggggacagcaggccctgcccccagcagtgcccccTGTGGGGCTCAGGAGGGTCGTGGGGTGGTTGGGGGTTTCCCTGCAGACTAACACTACGTTGCCTGGCCGTGTCCCCAGCCCCAGTGCTCTGCATGGGGCAGCAGCAtcggtgtggggctggggcaaCCTGCCTCCTTGGTTGtctggtttgtttggttttttttcccttttgttttaa